Within the Planctomycetota bacterium genome, the region TGCGGCGCAGCCTGGAAAGAACCTCGCTCGCGTCGACCTGGGTGCGATAGCGGCCGGCGCGATCACTCGCCAAAGCAGAGCAATGATTCACGCGTGCGAAAAAAAAGCCGACCGTCGGCAATGGCCGGCGTGGCGACGATGGCGGCGCCGAGTTGATTCTTGGCCAGGATCTCGAGTTCGGGCGAATCCTTGAGCACGACGACCACGCCGTTTTCGCCGGCAACATAGATTTTGCCATCGCCATGAATCGGCGAGGCAAAGTAATCGCTCGCGTTGTCAATTCGCTTCGGCCCCCACAACTGATTCCCTTGCGATGTCTCAAAGCAGGTCGCGATGCCGCCACACTTCACCAACAGCATGCGTCCGCTGGCCACCATGGGCGAAACGATGTGATCCGTGTGCTTCGTCGCGTGCTTCCACAGCACATGGGTGTCAGTCACGTTTCCCGCGCCTCCGCCGCGCACGGCCAGCACGTATTCGCTGGCCGGATTGGCCGACTCGAAGCTGGCTCCCGCATAGTTTCCCGGTGGGAGAAACGCTTTGTCGAGTTCCTCGCCTTCGAGCGCGCCGTCGCCGTTCAGGTCACCGCGATCAAATGTCCGACGATAGAAGGCCGCTGGCACGGGCATTTTGCCAACGAATGCCTGTAGCTCTTCCTTGGTGATCTTGCCGTCACGGTTGCCGGTCTCGGCCTGATCGATCGACGCGATCCATTGCTTGGCGATGCCTCCGCTTTGCAGCGAGATATAAATAATGCCGTCACGACTGACCGGCGTCGTTTTGATGTTGCGCAGCAACGTCCGCGCAAACCATGCCCGCTTGCCAGTCTCCAAATCGTAGCCAATCAGCATGCCGGTGCCGGCAACGATTAACTCGTCGCCATGCCCCGCCTGGTTGATGACCGGGTGTGAGTAGCCAGCGCACATATCGCTGCGATCGTCTCGCCAACGCAACTTGCCGGTCAGCTTGTCAAAGGCGTACAGGGCGGGAGACAGGTCGTCATCCTGGCAAAAGATCACCAAATCCTGATGCACGATTGGTGACATGCCAGGCCCCCATTTGAACACGTAGTAGGGGATCGGCAACTCGGCCTGCCACCGGTCGGCGCCGGTCACCGCGTCGACACAGCGCAGTCCCAGCGTCGTGAAGTAAAAGAAAACTCGCTCGCCGTCGGTCGCGGGGGTCGTCGAGGCGTGGCTGTTCGTATGGTGAATCTCAGGCAGCTCGCCCGTCGGCCACGAGCGCTCCCACAACTTGGCCCCCGTCTGGGCATCAAAAGCCGATAACGCCACATGCCCAGAATCGATCATCGAGGTGATAAACACCCGGCCAGAGGCAATCGCCGGGCAGCCAATGCCGTCGCCCAGCGGCGCCGACCATTTCAGATGTTCGGTGGCGGAAAAAGTCGTCGGCAATGGCAGCTTCGAGTTGGAAATGCCGCTGCAATTGCACCCGCGAAACTGCGGCCAGTCCTCCGCCGTGGCTTGAGCAACCAGCAACCCCCAGCATAACAGCCAACTTACGTTGGC harbors:
- a CDS encoding PQQ-binding-like beta-propeller repeat protein; the protein is MPRLCALKIANVSWLLCWGLLVAQATAEDWPQFRGCNCSGISNSKLPLPTTFSATEHLKWSAPLGDGIGCPAIASGRVFITSMIDSGHVALSAFDAQTGAKLWERSWPTGELPEIHHTNSHASTTPATDGERVFFYFTTLGLRCVDAVTGADRWQAELPIPYYVFKWGPGMSPIVHQDLVIFCQDDDLSPALYAFDKLTGKLRWRDDRSDMCAGYSHPVINQAGHGDELIVAGTGMLIGYDLETGKRAWFARTLLRNIKTTPVSRDGIIYISLQSGGIAKQWIASIDQAETGNRDGKITKEELQAFVGKMPVPAAFYRRTFDRGDLNGDGALEGEELDKAFLPPGNYAGASFESANPASEYVLAVRGGGAGNVTDTHVLWKHATKHTDHIVSPMVASGRMLLVKCGGIATCFETSQGNQLWGPKRIDNASDYFASPIHGDGKIYVAGENGVVVVLKDSPELEILAKNQLGAAIVATPAIADGRLFFRTRESLLCFGE